One segment of Labilithrix sp. DNA contains the following:
- a CDS encoding hydrolase: MRFVTLCVVGLLAACSAEDAALPASSSDLTEPSCARPGVHTAPAALAASFPSDAEIRAAGGTPFEDGDRVVFAARGPGPWAVAGSFNGWQPSLALRNVSGDLWLGEASIPRTQSFEYKLVRGGRWLEDPLARNVVWDGIDRGFGARGEMNAVGHPSAIPTWRGRTVALGRVEGHEVWVHYPARYDAESCVKLPSVIIHDGMESLTRGAFAEAADRLYAARPELSAVLVFVGLPSQEVRMAEYTVYSPGSEGDRYVGFLAQELWPRVRAEARVCTAPAARGIAGASLGGLVSTYAGFEHPESWGWVGSQSGSYFWADDAMIRRARELPARPLRVYLDSGCPDDNCAPTDRLASVLRDKGYDFVRVREDGGRHDWAFWRDRLAGMLTHFRDGQTTCD; the protein is encoded by the coding sequence GTGAGGTTCGTGACGCTGTGTGTCGTCGGCCTCCTCGCTGCCTGCAGCGCGGAGGACGCGGCCCTTCCGGCGTCATCGTCCGACCTCACAGAACCTTCCTGCGCGCGGCCCGGCGTCCACACGGCGCCGGCCGCGCTCGCAGCTTCCTTCCCTTCGGACGCGGAGATCCGCGCCGCGGGCGGGACGCCCTTCGAGGACGGCGATCGCGTCGTCTTCGCCGCGCGCGGTCCCGGGCCGTGGGCCGTCGCCGGCTCGTTCAACGGGTGGCAGCCGTCGCTCGCGCTGCGGAACGTGAGCGGTGACCTGTGGCTCGGCGAGGCGTCCATCCCGCGGACGCAGAGCTTCGAGTACAAGCTCGTGCGCGGCGGGCGCTGGCTCGAAGACCCGCTCGCGCGCAACGTCGTGTGGGACGGCATCGATCGCGGCTTCGGCGCGCGCGGCGAGATGAACGCGGTCGGGCATCCGAGCGCGATCCCCACCTGGAGAGGACGCACCGTCGCGCTCGGGCGCGTCGAAGGGCACGAGGTCTGGGTGCACTACCCCGCGCGGTACGACGCGGAGAGCTGCGTGAAGCTCCCGTCCGTCATCATTCATGACGGCATGGAGTCGCTCACCCGCGGCGCCTTCGCCGAAGCGGCGGACCGCCTCTACGCCGCGCGCCCCGAGCTCTCCGCGGTGCTCGTCTTCGTCGGGCTCCCGTCGCAGGAGGTCCGCATGGCCGAGTACACGGTGTACTCGCCGGGCTCGGAGGGCGATCGCTACGTCGGGTTCCTCGCGCAGGAGCTGTGGCCGCGCGTTCGCGCGGAGGCGCGCGTGTGCACCGCGCCGGCGGCGCGCGGCATCGCGGGGGCGTCGCTCGGCGGGCTCGTCTCGACCTACGCGGGCTTCGAGCACCCGGAGTCGTGGGGCTGGGTCGGCTCGCAGAGCGGCTCGTATTTCTGGGCCGACGACGCGATGATCCGGCGCGCGCGCGAGCTGCCGGCGCGGCCGCTCCGCGTCTACCTCGACTCGGGCTGCCCCGACGACAACTGCGCGCCGACGGATCGGCTCGCGTCGGTGCTGCGCGACAAGGGCTACGACTTCGTCCGCGTCCGCGAGGATGGCGGCCGCCACGACTGGGCGTTCTGGCGCGACCGCCTCGCGGGCATGCTCACGCACTTCCGCGACGGCCAGACGACCTGCGATTGA